In the genome of Thalassophryne amazonica chromosome 6, fThaAma1.1, whole genome shotgun sequence, the window ATTTGTGTTAGCCAGCATTTGAACAGGCGTATCAATTGAAGTGGCGGTTGAGCACGCTTGTGATGAGTCCAAGATGTCATTGAAAACCTGGATCTTCATCTATGAAAATGTGCAGGAAGGAAAACAAGTGTGGTCCAGTGTCTTCAAGAGAAGCTAGttggatttattatttattaatcaaaGAGTTaaattcaggtatttcatcacaaattATACCACCAGTATATAATACATGCAAGCAACTTGTGTGTCAGTTTGTAGTGGTttgatttagaaaatgtgtgacactTCTAAAGCTCAGATGTCGACCAGTGGCCCCACTCAGAAAAATCCTATATCGTTATGTATTTCTGGACAGAATAGAATGGAGAACTTCAGGTGGGTACAGTTCATAACCATTTGTCGTTAAAATTTTCAGAATTGCTGCAtatgaattaaaaaataataattatcagTGGGCAGTAATTCAGCAACAGACACTTTTGGGTTGTGTCACTTTGTGATTGCAATCAGGAGCAGACCTGCGCTCTTCTCGAGTTAATTAAAACGCCCCCCTGATTGGACAGCTCAGTAATCCCGGAGGGCCTCGTGCTCTTACTAACACGCGAGCAGGAAAGAGCGCGAGTCACAATCTGCCCAAGGCGAGGGAGGGCGAAAAACACGCGCTTGAGAAAACCGACAACACGGGGGGACACGAGCACTCGAGTTCTTTTAGAGAAGTGTTGTCGAACGTGGGCTATGCGCGCACCGAGGGGGGAGCGCACAGAACAGAGGAGGTGAATGCGCGCACAGGCTCCTTCTTTAAGAGTCACTGACGGAGGAGAGCAGTGAGGGGGGGGGGAAACTCCTAGAAAGAACTCTTGGAGACAACGACTAAACAAAAGACAGGGCAGAGAGCAAAGCGGACTTTCTTTCGCGCTGGTAGAGAAGATGAATGTGAGCGATGAGAACCTGCTCAAGTCCATCAGCAACGACGCGCTCCTGGACCTGACGCAGCGCTACGGACAGTCCGCGTTCGGATTTGGCGCTGGCCATGGTGCTGGAAGTCCCGGCCGGTACCCGCTCACTCCGGCTGCCGATTTCCTCTCGGGACAAGGTGCGAAGTCTAATGAGAGCGGCGGGGAGCACACGAGCGACGACGAGGACGGCTTCGACTCGCTGGAGTCACGGAAGAGGGGCTCATCCTTTGGGGACGACAAACCCGGGGGGCCCCTGGCCAAGAAGTCCAAGGAGCAGCGCTCCCTGCGGCTCAGCATCAACGCCCGCGAGCGGCGGAGGATGCACGACCTGAATGACGCGCTGGACGGCCTGCGCGCCGTTATCCCGTACGCGCACAGCCCGTCGGTGAGAAAACTCTCCAAAATAGCCACTCTGCTCCTGGCTAAGAACTACATCCTCATGCAGGCTCAGGCTCTGGAGGAAATGAGGCGGCTGGTGGCGTATCTGAACCAGGGACAGACCATTACGTCGCCGATCCCCACCGCCCTGGCGCCTTTTGGACAGGCTGCCGTCTACCCGTTCTCGGGCTCTGCCATCGCAACCTGTGCTGAAAAGTGCACGACTTACTCCAGCACGCCGTCGAGTCTCTTCAAACACTGTAACGACAAGCCTTAATCCGGTTTCATTCTCCTTTGCTGAACTTTTTACCTGCACCGTGTTAGTTTCTCCGCCACTCTAGTCATTTGAAATCATTCTGTGGAAAAGTGATTTTATTTCTCAATAAAAATGTGCTAATTTTTCTGCAGTGTTTGGTCCAGATTTATGGGAAATTAACTTCTAGGCCTTCTTATGAGATAAAGTAAGCACTTAGAAAAGAGAACCCTATCCAAATTTGGAGTCAGACATTTAGACAATTAATCAgaacggttttttttttttgtttgtttgttttttgttttttttaatcagaaatCTATGCAACATTCACTAAAATAAGAAATTCGGTTTAACTCGACTGATTTACGCAGCACTTCTATAACTGTATTGATGCTTTGTGAAGAGAAAAACAATGTGATGTTGGCTGATAACTTTCTGAAATGGTGTGTTGACGTTTGTTTTATTAAGTTATTGCACATCTCACATGA includes:
- the bhlhe23 gene encoding class E basic helix-loop-helix protein 23 is translated as MNVSDENLLKSISNDALLDLTQRYGQSAFGFGAGHGAGSPGRYPLTPAADFLSGQGAKSNESGGEHTSDDEDGFDSLESRKRGSSFGDDKPGGPLAKKSKEQRSLRLSINARERRRMHDLNDALDGLRAVIPYAHSPSVRKLSKIATLLLAKNYILMQAQALEEMRRLVAYLNQGQTITSPIPTALAPFGQAAVYPFSGSAIATCAEKCTTYSSTPSSLFKHCNDKP